One genomic region from Solea senegalensis isolate Sse05_10M unplaced genomic scaffold, IFAPA_SoseM_1 scf7180000013752, whole genome shotgun sequence encodes:
- the plpp6 gene encoding phospholipid phosphatase 6 encodes MPSPKTKSPARSGGSPVLGSSNNGRYEFMSLTKPLNRSSPPHLLQRQGSDPTTARLRASESPTRRRGSNSSTGSGSGLQEEDGIRLNPSFFRVALSSLLAIDLWLSKRLGVCACEDSSWGSVRPLMKLIEISGHGIPWLVGTAYCLFKSDSAAGQEVMLNLFMGLLLDLILVGIVKAVVRRRRPAHNRMDMFATFSVDRYSFPSGHATRAAMCGRFLLAHLVLAAPLRVLVLLWAGLVGLSRVLLGRHNVTDVMFGFWMGYWQYNLVEMLWLSPQTLQGFLGQLA; translated from the exons CGAGTTCATGTCGCTGACGAAGCCCCTGAACCGGTCCTCGCCGCCGCATCTTCTCCAGCGACAAGGTTCCGACCCAACCACAGCCCGGCTCCGAGCCTCTGAGAGCCCCACACGGCGGCGAGGCTCCAACTCGTCCACGGGCTCCGGGAGCGGTCTGCAGGAGGAAGACGGTATACGGCTCAACCCGTCCTTCTTTCGCGTAGCGCTGAGCTCGCTGCTCGCCATCGACCTGTGGCTGTCGAAGCGGTTGGGAGTGTGCGCCTGCGAGGACTCGTCGTGGGGAAGTGTGCGGCCGCTAATGAAACTGATTGAGATATCGGGCCATGGCATTCCCTGGCTGGTCGGTACCGCCTACTGCCTGTTCAAAAGTGACAGCGCTGCGGGACAAGAAGTCATGCTCAACCTGTTCATGG GTCTACTCTTGGACCTCATCCTGGTTGGTATTGTCAAAGCAGTGGTCCGTCGACGTCGGCCAGCTCATAATCGCATGGACATGTTTGCTACCTTTTCTGTGGACCGCTACTCTTTCCCGTCTGGCCACGCCACTCGCGCCGCCATGTGTGGGCGCTTCCTTCTGGCTCACCTCGTGCTGGCTGCCCCACTGCGGGTCCTCGTCCTGCTGTGGGCCGGCCTGGTGGGGCTGAGCCGAGTGCTGCTGGGCAGGCACAATGTGACTGATGTGATGTTTGGCTTCTGGATGGGTTATTGGCAGTACAACCTGGTGGAGATGCTGTGGCTCTCACCTCAGACCCTTCAAGGGTTTCTGGGACAGTTAGCTTAA